Proteins encoded by one window of Cucurbita pepo subsp. pepo cultivar mu-cu-16 chromosome LG14, ASM280686v2, whole genome shotgun sequence:
- the LOC111809851 gene encoding light-harvesting complex-like protein 3 isotype 1, chloroplastic, translating to MSSMSLFSPPSRLSSLSPSSHHRTHFPSRPFSSLRSRNPSSWVAANGAGISGGSIAVEPAVVQKDPEPVVEKQESVAETNGSVAAVEEVVVVSKFEDPKWVNGTWDLNQFRKDGSTDWDAVIDAEARRRKWLENNPESSSNEDPVLFDTSIVPWWAWIKRYHLPEAEILNGRAAMVGFFMAYFVDSLTGVGLVGQMGNFFCKTLLFVAVVGVLLIRKNEDIETLKKLIDETTFYDKQWQATWQDETKGSGKV from the exons ATGTCTTCCATGTCTTTGTTTTCTCCTCCTTCCCGTCTTTCCTCCCTCTCTCCTTCTTCACATCACCGAACCCACTTCCCCTCCAGACCCTTTTCCTCTCTCAGGTCCAGAAACCCTTCTTCTTGGGTCGCTGCTAATGGCGCCGGAATTTCGGGTGGTTCCATCGCTGTAGAACCCGCCGTCGTACAGAAGGATCCGGAGCCGGTGGTGGAAAAGCAAGAGAGCGTTGCTGAAACCAATGGGTCGGTGGCGGCTGTGGAAGAAGTGGTGGTGGTTAGTAAATTTGAAGACCCTAAATGGGTTAATGGGACTTGGGATTTGAATCAGTTCCGGAAAGATGGAAGTACTGATTGGGATGCTGTTATTGACGCCG AGGCTAGGAGGAGGAAATGGCTGGAAAACAATCCAGAATCATCAAGTAATGAGGACCCTGTGCTGTTTGACACATCCATAGTTCcttggtgggcttggattaaGCGCTACCATCTGCCAGAGGCTGAGATTCTCAATG GCCGTGCAGCCATGGTGGGGTTTTTCATGGCTTACTTCGTCGATAGCTTGACGGGGGTAGGACTAGTAGGTCAAATGGGCAACTTCTTCTGCAAAACTTTGTTATTTGTTGCAGTGGTGGGAGTTCTTTTGATCAGAAAGAATGAAGATATAGAGACTCTAAAGAAGTTGATTGATGAGACGACATTTTATGATAAACAATGGCAAGCAACTTGGCAGGATGAGACCAAAGGCTCAGGCAAAGTGTAA
- the LOC111810675 gene encoding uncharacterized protein LOC111810675: MVGMGIGMRRWGLVLAVVAVVMAVAVGEVAALTPAQCKAERDMAVKECLAVVFGSNPSPACCQRARVSHTECICPAVTPKLMTYVDPNRAIRLIESCGRKVPRHFKCGSLTTP, encoded by the exons ATGGTGGGCATGGGCATTGGCATGAGGCGTTGGGGCTTGGTGCTGGCAGTGGTGGCGGTGGTGATGGCGGTGGCAGTAGGGGAGGTGGCGGCGCTGACGCCGGCGCAGTGTAAGGCCGAGAGAGATATGGCGGTGAAAGAGTGCCTGGCGGTGGTGTTCGGGAGTAACCCGTCGCCGGCGTGCTGCCAGAGGGCGAGAGTTAGCCATACCGAGTGTATTTGCCCGGCGGTTACGCCTAAGCTGATGACATACGTGGACCCTAATCGCGCCATTCGCCTCATCGAAAGCTGCGGCCGTAAAGTCCCCCGCCACTTCAAATGTGGAA GTCTTACGACTCCATGA
- the LOC111809630 gene encoding serine/threonine-protein kinase SAPK3-like isoform X1, translated as MEDRFEPLKDLGSGNFGVARLVRDKKTNELVAVKYIERGKKIDEKVQREIINHRSLQHPNIIRFKEVFLTPTHLAIVMEYAAGGELFGRICSAGRFSEDEARFFFQQLISGVSYCHSMQICHRDLKLENTLLDGSPTPQLKICDFGYSKVDNLSSNKLESVSFCHIFSLFCLFDPLQSGLLHSQPKSTVGTPAYIAPEVLSRKEYDGKISDVWSCGVTLYVMLVGAYPFEDPEDPRNFRKTIARILSVQYSIPDYVRVSVECRNLLSRIFVANPAKRITIQEIKQLPWFFKNLPKELIEIEKTNFKRQEHNQLSQSVEEIMQIVREAMTPGEGSKVGDQALAGGSGLDDLDADIDSEIDVSGDYVTAV; from the exons ATGGAGGATCGGTTCGAGCCATTGAAGGACCTTGGCTCTGGAAATTTTGGAGTTGCTAGGCTCGTTCGAGACAAGAAGACGAACGAGCTTGTTGCTGTTAAGTACATTGAGAGAGGGAAGAAG ATTGATGAGAAAGTTCAAAGGGAAATCATTAATCATCGATCGTTGCAGCATCCGAACATTATCAGATTCAAGGAG GTCTTCTTAACCCCAACTCATTTGGCCATTGTCATGGAATATGCAGCTGGTGGTGAACTTTTCGGAAGAATATGCAGCGCTGGTCGATTTAGTGAAGACGAG GCAAGATTTTTCTTCCAGCAGCTAATATCCGGAGTCAGCTACTGCCATTCCATG CAAATTTGTCACAGGGATCTGAAACTCGAAAACACACTCTTGGATGGAAGTCCTACACCACAACTTAAGATATGTGACTTTGGTTACTCAAAGGTTGATAATCTATCATCCAACAAGCTCGAATCTGTTTCGTTCTGTCATATATTCAGTCTTTTTTGCTTGTTCGATCCGTTGCAGTCTGGCTTGTTACACTCGCAACCGAAATCGACCGTTGGGACGCCTGCATATATCGCTCCGGAGGTTCTATCACGGAAGGAGTACGATGGCAAG ATATCAGATGTTTGGTCATGTGGAGTTACATTGTATGTGATGTTGGTCGGAGCGTATCCGTTCGAAGATCCCGAAGATCCAAGAAATTTTCGTAAGACGATAGCG AGAATATTGAGTGTTCAATACTCCATACCCGATTACGTACGTGTATCCGTGGAGTGTCGCAACCTACTCTCTCGCATATTCGTTGCCAACCCCGCAAAG AGGATCACTATCCAAGAGATAAAGCAGCTGCCATGGTTTTTCAAGAACTTGCCAAAGGAACTGATTGAGATTGAGAAAACGAACTTCAAACGACAAGAACACAACCAGCTGTCGCAGAGCGTCGAGGAAATCATGCAGATTGTTCGGGAAGCAATGACGCCTGGGGAAGGATCCAAGGTTGGGGACCAAGCGTTGGCCGGAGGGTCGGGGCTCGACGATCTCGACGCCGATATCGATTCTGAAATCGATGTCAGTGGTGACTATGTAACTGCTGTTTGA
- the LOC111809630 gene encoding serine/threonine-protein kinase SAPK2-like isoform X2 has product MEDRFEPLKDLGSGNFGVARLVRDKKTNELVAVKYIERGKKIDEKVQREIINHRSLQHPNIIRFKEVFLTPTHLAIVMEYAAGGELFGRICSAGRFSEDEARFFFQQLISGVSYCHSMQICHRDLKLENTLLDGSPTPQLKICDFGYSKSGLLHSQPKSTVGTPAYIAPEVLSRKEYDGKISDVWSCGVTLYVMLVGAYPFEDPEDPRNFRKTIARILSVQYSIPDYVRVSVECRNLLSRIFVANPAKRITIQEIKQLPWFFKNLPKELIEIEKTNFKRQEHNQLSQSVEEIMQIVREAMTPGEGSKVGDQALAGGSGLDDLDADIDSEIDVSGDYVTAV; this is encoded by the exons ATGGAGGATCGGTTCGAGCCATTGAAGGACCTTGGCTCTGGAAATTTTGGAGTTGCTAGGCTCGTTCGAGACAAGAAGACGAACGAGCTTGTTGCTGTTAAGTACATTGAGAGAGGGAAGAAG ATTGATGAGAAAGTTCAAAGGGAAATCATTAATCATCGATCGTTGCAGCATCCGAACATTATCAGATTCAAGGAG GTCTTCTTAACCCCAACTCATTTGGCCATTGTCATGGAATATGCAGCTGGTGGTGAACTTTTCGGAAGAATATGCAGCGCTGGTCGATTTAGTGAAGACGAG GCAAGATTTTTCTTCCAGCAGCTAATATCCGGAGTCAGCTACTGCCATTCCATG CAAATTTGTCACAGGGATCTGAAACTCGAAAACACACTCTTGGATGGAAGTCCTACACCACAACTTAAGATATGTGACTTTGGTTACTCAAAG TCTGGCTTGTTACACTCGCAACCGAAATCGACCGTTGGGACGCCTGCATATATCGCTCCGGAGGTTCTATCACGGAAGGAGTACGATGGCAAG ATATCAGATGTTTGGTCATGTGGAGTTACATTGTATGTGATGTTGGTCGGAGCGTATCCGTTCGAAGATCCCGAAGATCCAAGAAATTTTCGTAAGACGATAGCG AGAATATTGAGTGTTCAATACTCCATACCCGATTACGTACGTGTATCCGTGGAGTGTCGCAACCTACTCTCTCGCATATTCGTTGCCAACCCCGCAAAG AGGATCACTATCCAAGAGATAAAGCAGCTGCCATGGTTTTTCAAGAACTTGCCAAAGGAACTGATTGAGATTGAGAAAACGAACTTCAAACGACAAGAACACAACCAGCTGTCGCAGAGCGTCGAGGAAATCATGCAGATTGTTCGGGAAGCAATGACGCCTGGGGAAGGATCCAAGGTTGGGGACCAAGCGTTGGCCGGAGGGTCGGGGCTCGACGATCTCGACGCCGATATCGATTCTGAAATCGATGTCAGTGGTGACTATGTAACTGCTGTTTGA
- the LOC111810619 gene encoding uncharacterized protein LOC111810619 codes for MVGMGIGMRRWGLVLAVVVVVMAVAVGEVAALTAAQCKAERNMAVKECLAVVFGRNPSPACCQRARVSHTECICPAVTPKLMTYVDPNRAIRLIESCGRKVPRHFKCGSYTTP; via the exons ATGGTGGGCATGGGCATTGGCATGAGGCGTTGGGGCTTGGTGCTGgcagtggtggtggtggtgatggcgGTGGCAGTAGGGGAGGTGGCGGCGCTGACGGCGGCGCAGTGTAAGGCGGAGAGAAATATGGCGGTGAAAGAGTGCCTGGCGGTGGTGTTCGGGAGGAACCCGTCACCGGCGTGCTGCCAGAGGGCGAGAGTGAGCCATACGGAGTGTATTTGCCCGGCGGTTACGCCTAAGCTGATGACATACGTGGACCCTAATCGCGCCATTCGCCTCATCGAAAGCTGCGGCCGTAAAGTCCCTCGCCATTTCAAATGTGGAA GCTATACTACGCCATGA